From Rutidosis leptorrhynchoides isolate AG116_Rl617_1_P2 chromosome 3, CSIRO_AGI_Rlap_v1, whole genome shotgun sequence, a single genomic window includes:
- the LOC139896279 gene encoding uncharacterized protein, with amino-acid sequence MQVANRLSRVQWMIRGLDLKNFIVLFIVLPLSVFGIYFHGQKVTYFLRPLWQSPPKPFIRLPHYYNANVSMSSLCKLHGWELRDYPRRVYDAVLFSNEVDMLKIRWKEMYPYITQFVILESNSTFTSIPKRLNFALNRDRFDFVESRLTYGTVGGRFRKGENPFIEEAYQRVALDQLLKIAGIEDDDLLIMSDVDEIPSAHTIDLLRWCDGPPPVLHLNLKNYLYSFEFNLDHKSWRASIHRYKKGKTRYVHYRQSDYLLADSGWHCSFCFRTISDFVFKMKAYSHTDRVRFSHYLDPKRIQTVICNGANLYDMLPEEYTFRELIGKMGPIPHSYSGVHLPAYLLENADKFRYLLPGNCIREDG; translated from the coding sequence ATGCAGGTAGCAAACAGACTATCTAGAGTTCAATGGATGATTCGAGGGCTCGATTTGAAGAACTTCATCGTGTTATTCATTGTACTCCCATTATCAGTTTTCGGTATCTATTTTCATGGACAAAAGGTAACTTACTTTCTTCGCCCGTTATGGCAGTCGCCACCGAAACCTTTTATTCGTTTACCTCACTATTATAACGCAAACGTTTCGATGAGTTCGTTATGCAAACTTCACGGTTGGGAGCTTCGAGATTACCCGAGACGAGTATACGATGCCGTATTGTTTAGTAACGAAGTTGATATGCTTAAAATAAGATGGAAAGAAATGTACCCTTATATTACTCAGTTTGTAATTCTTGAATCGAATTCTACATTTACGAGTATACCTAAACGACTAAACTTTGCACTCAATCGAGATAGGTTTGACTTTGTCGAGTCAAGGTTGACTTATGGAACGGTTGGGGGAAGGTTTAGGAAAGGCGAGAACCCGTTTATAGAAGAGGCGTATCAACGAGTAGCGCTCGATCAGCTACTGAAAATAGCTGGGATCGAAGATGACGATTTGCTGATTATGTCCGATGTTGATGAGATACCAAGTGCTCATACGATCGATTTATTAAGATGGTGTGACGGGCCACCACCGGTTCTTCATTTGAATTTGAAGAACTATTTGTACTCGTTCGAGTTTAATCTTGATCATAAAAGCTGGAGAGCTTCGATTCATCGGTATAAAAAGGGTAAAACGAGATACGTTCATTATCGACAGAGTGATTATCTGTTGGCGGATTCGGGTTGGCATTGTAGTTTTTGTTTCAGGACGATTAGCGATTTCGTGTTCAAGATGAAAGCGTATAGTCATACAGATAGAGTGAGATTTTCTCATTATCTTGACCCGAAAAGGATTCAAACAGTGATTTGTAATGGGGCGAACTTGTACGATATGCTTCCTGAAGAGTACACTTTTCGAGAGCTTATTGGGAAGATGGGACCGATTCCACATTCGTATTCAGGCGTTCATCTGCCTGCATACCTGTTGGAAAATGCTGATAAGTTCAGATATCTTTTGCCCGGAAATTGCATTCGAGAAGACGGTTGA